In the genome of Podospora pseudocomata strain CBS 415.72m chromosome 2 map unlocalized CBS415.72m_2.2, whole genome shotgun sequence, one region contains:
- the GRX5 gene encoding monothiol glutaredoxin grx5 (COG:O; EggNog:ENOG503P2U5) encodes MFARTILSRQLLRPAFAAPAAARTSFLTSIQARFLSDQTRQAIDKAVSSAPVVLFMKGTPETPQCGFSRASIQVLGMQGVDPAKFAAFNVLEDNELRQGIKEYSDWPTIPQLYIDKEFVGGCDIIVSMHQSGELAKLLEEKKVLAVEAEAAEEEAKKE; translated from the exons ATGTTTGCCAGAACGATCCTCTCGAGG CAACTCCTCCGCCCGGCCTTTgccgccccagcagcagcccgcacctccttcctcacctcgaTACAAGCCCGTTTCCTCTCGGACCAAACAAGACAAGCGATCGACAAGGCCGTCTCCTCGGCACCCGTGGTCCTCTTCATGAAGGGCACCCCCGAGACGCCCCAGTGCGGCTTCTCGAGGGCGTCGATCCAGGTGCTGGGCATGCAGGGGGTGGACCCGGCCAAGTTTGCGGCGTTTAACGTTTTGGAAGACAACGAGCTGAGGCAGG GAATCAAGGAGTACAGCGACTGGCCCACCATTCCCCAGCTCTACATCGACAAGGAGTTCGTCGGTGGCTGCGACATAATCGTTTCCATGCACCAGAGCGGCGAGCTGGcgaagctgctggaggagaagaaggtttTGGCTGTAGAAgctgaggctgctgaggaggaggccaagaaggagtgA
- a CDS encoding uncharacterized protein (COG:Q; EggNog:ENOG503NXXQ) encodes MVFDLVSSLMRMPYVPPSFFARFLLHQFLPIPIPDTDYTNKTVIVTGGNGGLGLEAVRHFARLGARVIIACRNADSGQQARNDIQRANYPGTVEVWPLDLCSFDSVKSFCVKANTILDRLDVLLLNAGIMAKELQTPEEGGGYESTILTNVISTFLVAFMLMPLLKQTAELQADKAVVTVVSSEAHFLTTFKERLEPNIFECFRNGDFDPYENYSTSKLLDLLLARELANRLDASSPAGNSKVIVNSVNPGLCRSKLFNKVPLIVNLFIGFLSLIFARSSEQGSRTLLAAAAGGRETHGKYMDAAKVAQPSSFVMSDEGKRAQKRVWEELVNILDGVEKGVSKNI; translated from the exons ATGGTCTTTGACCTGGTATCGTCGCTTATGCGCATGCCATACGT ACCCCCATCCTTCTTCGCACGCTTCTTACTCCACCAATTtctccccattcccatccctgATACGGACTACACCAACAAGACCGTCATTGTCACCGGAGGCAATGGCGGCCTTGGTCTCGAGGCTGTCCGCCACTTCGCCCGGCTCGGAGCGAGAGTGATTATTGCCTGCCGCAACGCTGACAGCGGTCAGCAAGCCAGAAATGACATCCAGCGCGCCAATTACCCTGGCACAGTTGAGGTATGGCCGCTTGATCTCTGCTCTTTTGACAGCGTCAAGTCCTTCTGCGTCAAGGCCAACACGATATTGGACAGACTGGATGTTCTCCTGCTCAATGCAGGCATCATGGCCAAGGAGCTACAGACGCccgaagaaggtggtggttatGAGAGTACAATCTTGACCAATGTCATCTCGACTTTTTTGGTGGCATTTATGTTGATGCCGTTGCTGAAGCAGACTGCCGAGCTGCAAGCGGACAAGGCTGTGGTGACAGTCGTTTCCAGTGAGGCTCACTTTTTG ACTACATTCAAGGAGCGCCTTGAGCCCAACATATTTGAATGCTTCCGAAATGGCGACTTTGATCCGTATGAGAACTACAGCACTAGTAAGCTCCTCGACCTTTTGCTGGCTCGAGAGCTCGCCAACAGACTGGACGCCTCTTCTCCAGCGGGGAACAGCAAGGTTATTGTCAACAGTGTCAACCCAGGGTTGTGCAGGTCTAAGTTGTTTAATAAGGTCCCTCTCATCGTCAACCTCTTCATTGGATTCCTCTCGCTCATCTTTGCACGGTCGTCAGAGCAAGGATCGAGAACAttgctggctgctgccgctggaGGACGAGAGACCCATGGCAAGTATATGGATGCCGCCAAGGTGGCTCAGCCCAGTTCGTTTGTGATGTCAGATGAGGGCAAGAGAGCCCAGAAACGGGTCTGGGAAGAGTTGGTCAACATTCTGGACggtgttgagaagggggtCAGTAAGAATATCTGA
- the MRF1 gene encoding Peptide chain release factor 1, mitochondrial (EggNog:ENOG503NX8M; COG:J) codes for MLAAPWVCRSCVRSLRRIGFSQQFLRRASTDSFKLPPALLDRARFLTAEHDQLTAQLADNFDEKIAKRAGEVHRIAEAFKKFEHAKASLRELEGLLKSDDAEMREMAQEDLAATNEQLAESSRNLSVALTPKHPFADMPCLIEVVPGPGGTEGRFFADSVFKMYQAYCANKGFRTKVVQYLAADSTGEKGGDGETALQEAVLEVMEEGAYAHFRGEAGMHRVQRVPATEKSGRTHTSAVAVWVLPSFAENATASDGDWDNPESDFYIDPAEVKSEKMRASGAGGQHVNKTESAIRLTHIPTGITVSMQDSRSQHTNRADAWRLLRSRIAQKRREAREEAARALRSSVLSSAQLTRGDKIRTYNYGQDRCTDHRAGLDVHNLPDVLRGGDTLGKVIDAVHGWLAEKDIQALLADEEAAAAAANAPGKGKKGK; via the exons ATGTTGGCGGCACCATGGGTGTGTCGAAGCTGCGTGCGATCGCTCAGGCGAATCGGCTTTTCGCAGCAGTTTCTACGGAGGGCTAGCACAG ACTCCTTCAAGCTTCCCCCAGCTCTCCTCGACCGCGCAAGATTTCTTACCGCCGAACACGATCAATTGACGGCACAACTAGCTGACAACTTTGACGAGAAGATTGCAAAGCGTGCAGGCGAAGTCCACAGGATCGCAGAGGCCTTCAAGAAGTTCGAGCATGCCAAGGCTTCTCTccgggagctggaggggctCTTGAAGTCAGACGATGCTGAAATGCGGGAGATGGCGCAAGAGGACCTCGCGGCTACCAATGAGCAGCTGGCTGAGTCGAGTCGGAATCTGTCCGTGGCTTTGACTCCCAAGCATCCCTTCGCCGACATGCCGTGCCTCATTGAAGTCGTCCCTGGGCCAGGAGGAACCGAAGGTCGCTTCTTTGCCGACTCGGTATTCAAGATGTACCAAGCGTATTGCGCCAATAAAGGCTTCCGCACAAAGGTTGTACAGTACTTGGCCGCCGACAGTACCGGCGAaaagggaggtgatggggagaCAGCCCTTCAGGAAGCTGTACTtgaggtgatggaggagggagcgTATGCCCACTTCCGTGGTGAAGCGGGCATGCATCGGGTTCAGCGTGTCCCGGCAACGGAGAAGAGTGGAAGGACTCATACGAGTGCTGTAGCCGTCTGGGTGCTGCCGTCTTTCGCTGAGAACGCCACAGCCTCTGATGGTGACTGGGACAACCCGGAGAGTGACTTCTACATCGACCCGGCCGAGGTGAAATCTGAAAAGATGCGAGCCAGCGGAGCAGGAGGACAGCACGTCAACAAAACAGAGTCTGCTATTCGGTTGACGCACATTCCCACGGGCATCACCGTCAGCATGCAGGATTCTCGTTCACAACACACCAATCGAGCCGATGCCTGGAGGTTACTTCGATCAAGAATTGCACAGAAAAGGCGTGAGGCCAGAGAAGAGGCCGCTAGGGCACTAAGAAGCAGCGTGTTGTCATCAGCGCAGCTTACACGGGGCGATAAAATCAGAACCTACAACTATGGCCAGGACAGGTGTACCGACCATAGGGCCGGGCTTGACGTCCACAATCTACCAGATGTGCTCAGGGGTGGTGACACCCTGGGTAAGGTGATTGATGCTGTCCATGGCTGGCTCGCCGAGAAGGATATCCAGGCCTTGCTGGCAGATGAGGaagccgctgctgctgctgcgaacGCGCCTGGTAaagggaagaaagggaaatAA
- a CDS encoding uncharacterized protein (EggNog:ENOG503NVWF; COG:E; MEROPS:MER0094876), giving the protein MVLTTASVFPSKGGHQFMPWPSRRSVVHSTKGIVACSQPLAARCGLEILRKGGNAADAAVAVAAGINMTEPCQTGIGGDMFCLFYDAKTKKVSALNGSGRAGGKCTLETIRGSLGLGGADEEGKIPMSSVHAVTVPGAAAGWVDTVEKFGSGKLSLEEILGPAIQLGEEGFPVHEQTATIWAQGEQSLRDASPNFREMLKADPNAPDGVRAPKAGDIIKLPNLAKTFRALAAEGKKGFYTGRIAEEIVKVTTSLGGHLTLEDLEHHLTTGSEPVEPISLKFTGQGAGKAENAGVEVWEHPPNGQGIVALMALGILQQLELSGKIPTWTEKDHNTAPYLHAIIESLRIAFSDANWFLADPNVSDVPTAGLLAPEYLSERAKLFSPTKSTPELIPHGSPALRSSDTVYFAVSDSEGNAISFINSNYGGFGTGIIPAGCGFTLQNRGANFSLDPKHPNVLAPRKRPYHTIIPGLVTNINDGSLHSVFGVMGGFMQPQGHVQTLLGQIVGGLNPQQALDAPRVCIGAGMPENGKVYDMRVYVEEGMPEETIRGLEELGHQVTVVRAAPGDKWQSRSLFGRGQIIRWTVDSVENRGVWSAGSDMRGDGGAYPA; this is encoded by the exons atGGTTCTTACCACAGCGTCGGTTTTTCCTTCCAAGGGTGGGCATCAGTTCATGCCTTGGCCTTCCCGGCGCAGTGTGGTTCATAGCACCAAGGGGATTGTTGCTTGCTCTCAGCCTTTGGCAGCGAGGTGCGGGTTGGAGATtttgagaaagggggggaatgCTGCT gatgctgctgtggcggTCGCTGCGGGGATTAACATGACCGAGCCATGCCAGACGGGCATTGGAGGGGATATGTTTTGTCTGTTTTATGACGCCAAAACGAAAAAGGTGTCGGCGCTGAACGGCTCGGGGAGGGCAGGCGGGAAATGCACGCTTGAGACAATCAgagggagtttggggttgggtggagcggatgaggaggggaagattCCAATGAGTAGTGTCCATGCTGTTACTGTGcctggggcggcggcggggtgggtTGATACCGTTGAGAAGTTTGGGAGTGGAAAGCTGAGTTTGGAGGAGATTTTGGGACCGGCGATAcagctgggggaggaggggttccCGGTTCATGAGCAGACGGCTACCATT TGGGCTCAAGGAGAGCAATCGCTTCGAGATGCTTCTCCTAACTTTAGGGAGATGTTAAAGGCTGATCCAAACGCCCCTGATGGTGTCAGAGCCCCCAAAGCAGGGGACATTATCAAGCTTCCCAACCTGGCCAAAACATTCCGTGCCCTCGCCGCAGAAGGCAAAAAGGGGTTCTATACCGGCCGTATTGCAGAAGAAATCGTCAaagtcaccacctccctcggtGGCCACCTCACCCTGGAAGACCTGGAGCACCATCTCACCACCGGCTCCGAACCCGTCGagcccatctccctcaagtTCACCGGCCAAGGCGCCGGCAAAGCAGAAAACGCCGGTGTAGAAGTATGGGAACACCCTCCCAACGGCCAAGGCATCGTCGCCCTCATGGCCTTGGGAATTCTCCAACAACTCGAACTCTCGGGTAAGATCCCAACCTGGACAGAAAAAGACCACAACACCGCCCCGTACCTCCACGCCATCATTGAATCTCTCCGCATCGCCTTCTCCGACGCAAACTGGTTCCTTGCCGACCCCAACGTCAGCGACGTCCCCACCGCTGGTCTGTTGGCTCCAGAGTACCTCTCCGAAAGAGCCAAATTATTCTCGCCCACCAAGTCCACACCCGAGCTCATCCCCCATGGCTCTCCCGCCCTCCGATCCTCAGACACGGTTTACTTTGCCGTCTCCGACAGCGAAGGCAACGCAATCTCCTTTATCAACTCCAACTACGGCGGTTTCGGCACGGGTATCATCCCCGCCGGGTGTGGTttcaccctccaaaaccGGGGCGCGAACTTTTCTCTCGATCCCAAGCATCCCAACGTTCTTGCTCCGAGGAAGAGGCCGTATCATACCATTATTCCCGGTTTGGTGACCAACATCAACGATGGGAGCTTGCACAGTGTTTTTGGAGTCATGGGCGGCTTCATGCAGCCGCAGGGACATGTCCAGACGCTGCTAGGGCAGATTGTTGGGGGACTGAACCCCCAGCAGGCGTTGGATGCGCCGAGGGTTTGTATCGGGGCGGGGATGCCCGAGAATGGAAAGGTGTATGATATGCGGGTgtatgttgaggaggggatgCCCGAGGAGACGATCAGgggcttggaggagctgggacATCAGGTTACCGTTGTCAGGGCGGCGCCGGGGGACAAGTGGCAGTCTAGGTCGCTGTTTGGGCGTGGGCAGATTATTCGGTGGACGGTGGATAGTGTAGAGAACAGGGGAGTTTGGTCGGCGGGTAGTGACAtgaggggtgatgggggtgctTATCCTGCTTAG
- a CDS encoding uncharacterized protein (EggNog:ENOG503NWQK; COG:I) — MVGPPPLQGIKVLEFAGLAPGPFAGLLLSDSGASILRIDRPSSSPSPLPTPDLLTRRKKSIAVDLKSPLGIELVKSLAAKADILIDPFRPGVLEKLGLGPSVLCSLNPRLIYARMTGFRRDGKWAKMAGHDINYLAVSGSLSLLGRKNSPPTPPVNILGDFAGGGATLFQGILLALLSRATTGKGQVVEANMVDGASYLATFPRFALHTMTGSLPRGENLLDSGCPYYDCYETRDGRWMAVGALEPQFFGDLIRGLGLEGQGWEERRYDRGNWGEFRGLLERRFKERTREEWERVFEGTDACCTPVLEYGEMEREKEKRGGDQRPMVTLRETPLLGVVKGKDGDAITHGQGEGVKGDGYRGEPLAPGEGGEELLEEWLGWKKGREFDVAGGGLVVKEKARL; from the exons ATGGTAGgcccgcctcctctccaaggCATCAAGGTGCTTGAATTCGCCGGCCTGGCTCCAG GTCCCTTTGCTGGCCTACTTCTCTCCGACTCAGGCGCCTCGATCCTCCGCATCGACaggccctcttcctcgccctctccattACCAACCCCTGACCTCCTAACCCGTCGCAAAAAGTCCATCGCCGTGGATCTCAAGTCCCCCCTCGGCATCGAACTCGTCAAGTCCCTAGCAGCAAAAGCTGACATCCTCATTGACCCGTTCCGCCCCGGTGTCCTGGAAAAGCTCGGCCTAGGTCCTTCCGTCTTATGCTCTCTAAATCCAAGATTAATCTACGCCCGCATGACCGGCTTCCGCCGCGATGGGAAATGGGCCAAAATGGCAGGCCATGACATCAACTACCTCGCTGTTTCAGGGTCGTTATCTTTGCTAGGAAGGAAGAACAGtccgccaacaccaccggtCAACATTCTGGGTGATTTTGCTGGCGGGGGAGCCACGCTGTTCCAGGGGATACTCCTCGCGTTGCTGTCGAGGGCCACTACGGGGAAGGGACAGGTCGTGGAGGCGAATATGGTCGACGGGGCGTCGTATCTGGCTACTTTCCCGCGGTTCGCGCTGCACACCATGACTGGGTCGTtgccgaggggggagaaCTTGTTGGATAGTGGATGCCCTTACTATGATTGCTACGAGACAAGAGACgggaggtggatggcggTTGGGGCGCTGGAGCCGCAGTTTTTCGGGGATTTGAtcagggggttggggctggaggggcaagggtgggaggagaggaggtatGATAGGGGTAATTGGGGGGAGTTTAGGGgtttgttggagaggagattcaaggagaggacgagggaggagtgggagagggtgtttgAGGGGACGGATGCGTGTTGTACGCCGGTGTTGGAGTATggtgagatggagagggaaaaggagaagagggggggcgATCAGAGACCGATGGTCACGTTGAGGGAGACGCCacttttgggggtggtgaaaggAAAGGATGGAGATGCTATCACGCATGGacaaggggagggagtgaAAGGAGATGGGTACAGAGGGGAGCCTCTGGCGCctggggagggtggcgaggaaCTCTTGGAAGAgtggctgggttggaagaaaggaagggaGTTTGATGTAGCGGGtggagggttggtggtgaaggaaaAGGCAAGGCTGTAA
- the WRS1 gene encoding tryptophan--tRNA ligase (BUSCO:EOG092624KK; EggNog:ENOG503NTXH; COG:J), with protein sequence MAETANAVALNESQVPEVPAEAAAQGSKQTVDPWNVQGEVGADGQIKAINYDKLIEEFGTKKIDEELLARFERVTGKKPHHFLRRGIVFSHRDFELILDRYERNEPFFLYTGRGPSSDSIHVGHCTPFMFTKWLQDTFDVPLVIMLTDDEKYLFSEKRTIEEVQGYCDSNIRDIISMGFDPNKTFIFSDYDYVGGAFYRQITRLAKHITLNQARAIFGFNDSSNIGKIHFGSIQGAAAFANSFPHIFATRDVAARLTYQGVRFAKPSLIHSLFLPALQGPGTKMSASIDSSAIFMTDTPNQIKNKVNKYAFSGGKVSVEEHRAVGGDTDVDVAYQYLRFFLEDDEELEKIRLAYSKGELLTGELKALCIKELQTFVAAFQERRSKVDDAAVKQFTDIRPLTWMGNPKVPKADIVVPKLEGAEGAEGGDGKLTKNQLKKLEKQRQIEAKKAQKAKEKEGSAAA encoded by the exons ATGGCCGAAACCGCCAATGCCGTGGCTCTCAATGAGTCCCAAGTCCCCGAAGTCCCGGCCGAAGCCGCTGCCCAAGGGTCCAAGCAGACAGTTGATCCCTGGAACGTTCAAGGGGAGGTCGGCGCAGACGGCCAGATCAAGGCAATCAACTACGACAAGCTGATTGAGGAGTTTGGCACCAAGAAGATTGACGAGGAGCTCCTCGCCAGGTTCGAGCGCGTAACGGGGAAGAAGCCACACCATTTCCTCCGCAGAGGCATCGTCTTTTCGCATCGCGACTTCGAGCTTATTCTCGACCGATACGAGCGCAATGAGCCATTCTTTCTGTACACTGGACGTGGGCCCTCGAGCGACTCCATCCATGTTGGACACTGCACGCCCTTTATGTTTACAAAAT GGCTTCAGGATACCTTTGACGTTCCT CTTGTAATCATGTTGACGGACGACGAAAAGTACCTGTTCTCGGAGAAGCGCACAATTGAGGAAGTTCAAGGGTACTGCGACAGCAATATTCGGGACATTATCAGCATGGGCTTTGACCCAAACAAGACATTCATTTTCTCTGAT TACGACTACGTTGGCGGCGCATTCTATCGCCAAATCACGCGGTTAGCGAAGCACATTACGCTCAACCAAGCGCGTGCCATTTTCGGCTTCAACGACTCCTCCAACATTGGCAAGATTCACTTTGGAAGTATTCAGGGTGCTGCTGCCTTTGCCAACAGCTTCCCTCACATTTTCG CGACCCGTGATGTTGCCGCCAGACTTACCTACCAGGGGGTGCGGTTTGCGAAGCCGTCCCTGATCCATTCTTTGTTCTTGCCAGCCCTCCAGGGGCCAGGCACGAAGATG TCTGCCTCGATTGATTCCAGCGCCATCTTCATGACCGACACTCCCAACCAAATCAAGAACAAGGTTAACAAATACGCCTTCAGTGGTGGCAAGGTGTCCGTCGAGGAGCACCGCGCAGTGGGAGGTGACACAGACGTAGACGTTGCCTACCAGTACCTCCGCTTCTTCCtcgaggatgacgaagaaCTTGAGAAGATCCGGCTCGCCTACTCTAAGGGCGAGCTCCTCACGGGTGAGCTCAAGGCGCTTTGCATCAAGGAGCTCCAGACTTTCGTCGCGGCCTTCCAGGAGAGGAGATCCAAGGTCGACGATGCAGCTGTCAAGCAATTCACCGACATCAGACCTCTCACCTGGATGGGCAACCCCAAAGTACCCAAGGCCGATATTGTGGTACCAAAGCTAGAAGGTGCTGAGGGTgccgagggcggtgatgggaAACTCACAAAGAACCAATTGAAGAAGCTGGAAAAGCAGAGACAgatagaggcgaagaaggcccagaaggccaaggagaaggagggttCTGCCGCTGCTTAG
- the VPS1 gene encoding vacuolar protein sorting-associated protein 1 (COG:U; EggNog:ENOG503NU4R) encodes MTVDTQTLATPGGISDPGLIKLVNKLQDVFTTVGVNNPIDLPQIVVVGSQSSGKSSVLENIVGRDFLPRGSGIVTRRPLVLQLINRPATADSNGVDEKLAGSTDKAANTDEWGEFLHIPGQKFYDFNKIREEINRETEAKVGRNAGISPAPINLRIYSPNVLNLTLVDLPGLTRVPVGDQPRDIERQIRDMILKFIQKSNAIILAVSPANVDLANSDGLKLAREVDPEGQRTIGVLTKVDLMDEGTDVVDILAGRIIPLRLGYVPVVNRGQRDIDNKKPINAALDAEKAFFDNHKAYRNKSSYCGTPYLARKLNLILMMHIKQTLPEIKSRISNSLQKYTQELESLGPSMLGNSANIVLNIITEFTNEWRTVLDGNNTELSSNELSGGARISFVFHELYSNGIKAVDPFDHVKDVDIRTILYNSSGSSPALFVGTTAFELIVKQQIKRLEEPSLKCASLVYDELVRILTNLLSKQLYRRYPGLKEKIHAVVISFFKKAMEPTNKLVKDLVAMEACYVNTGHPDFLNGHRAMAIVNEKHNPSRPVQVDPKTGKPLANTPRAASPTLVASADGDSNNSGFFGSFFAAKNKKKAAAMEPPPPTLKASGTLSERENIEVEVIKLLISSYFNIVKRTMIDMVPKAIMLNLVSFTKEEMQKELLENMYRQSELDDLLKESDYTIRRRKECQQMVESLGRASEIVSQVQ; translated from the exons ATGACGGTCGACACACAAACGCTGGCCACCCCCGGCGGTATTTCCGACCCTGGCCTCATCAA GCTGGTCAACAAGCTTCAAGATGTCTTCACCACCGTTGGTGTCAACAACCCTATCGATCTCCCACAAATAGTCGTCGTTGGCAGTCAGTCGAGCGGCAAGAGTTCCGTATTAGAAAATATCGTCGGTCGTGACTT TCTCCCTCGTGGTTCCGGTATTGTCACTCGTCGACCGCTTGTACTGCAGCTTATCAACCGGCCTGCGACGGCTGACTCTAATGGCGTCGATGAGAAGCTTGCCGGTAGCACCGACAAGGCCGCCAACACGGACGAGTGGGGCGAGTTCCTGCACATCCCCGGCCAAAAGTTCTACGACTTCAACAAGATCCGCGAGGAGATCAACCGAGAGACCGAGGCCAAGGTGGGCCGGAATGCCGGCATCTCACCTGCCCCCATCAACCTTCGCATCTATTCGCCCAATGTCCTGAACCTTACCCTGGTTGATTTGCCCGGCCTGACAAGAGTGCCCGTCGGTGATCAGCCGCGAGATATCGAGAGACAGATTCGTGACATGATCCTCAAGTTTATTCAGAAGTCAAACGCCATTATTCTGGCCGTCTCGCCTGCCAACGTCGATTTGGCCAACTCGGATGGTCTCaagttggcgagggaggtggacCCCGAGGGTCAGAGAACGATCGGTGTGCTCACCAAGGTTGATTTGATGGACGAGGGAACTGATGTAGTGGATATTCTTGCGGGCCGCATCATTCCCTTGAGACTTGGCTACGTCCCCGTCGTGAATCGTGGTCAAAGGGATATTGACAACAAGAAGCCCATCAACGCCGCCCTCGACGCTGAAAAGGCCTTTTTCGACAACCACAAGGCTTATCGTAACAAGAGCTCTTACTGCGGCACACCCTATCTTGCCCGCAAGCTCAATCTTATTCTTATGATGCACATCAAGCAAACGCTTCCAGAGATTAAGAGCCGTATCTCAAACTCTCTTCAAAAGTACACACAGGAGCTCGAGTCCCTTGGCCCATCGATGCTGGGCAACAGCGCCAACATTGTGCTGAACATTATCACCGAGTTTACCAACGAATGGCGAACGGTTTTGGACGGCAACAATACGGAGCTTTCGAGCAATGAGCTGTCAGGCGGTGCCAGAATCAGCTTTGTCTTCCATGAGCTTTACTCGAACGGTATCAAGGCGGTTGACCCCTTTGACCATGTCAAGGATGTCGACATTCGCACCATTCTCTACAACTCGTCTGGCTCCTCCCCAGCACTCTTTGTCGGCACTACAGCATTTGAGCTTATTGTGAAGCAACAGATCAAGCGGTTGGAAGAGCCAAGCTTGAAGTGTGCTTCGCTGGTCTATGACGAGCTTGTGCGCATTCTTACGAACCTGCTTAGCAAGCAGCTCTACCGCCGCTACCCAGGactgaaggagaagatccACGCCGTAGTTATCTCGTTCTTCAAGAAGGCCATGGAGCCGACCAACAAGCTGGTGAAGGACTTGGTCGCCATGGAAGCGTGTTACGTCAATACGGGACACCCTGACTTCCTGAACGGCCACCGC GCTATGGCGATTGTCAACGAAAAGCACAACCCTTCCAGGCCTGTTCAGGTGGACCCCAAGACGGGCAAGCCTCTGGCGAACACGCCCAGAGCCGCCAGCCCAACACTTGTGGCCTCGGCGGATGGTGATTCCAACAACAGCGGTTTCTTTGGTAGCTTCTTTGCcgccaagaacaagaagaaggcggccgCCATGGAGCCCCCACCGCCCACTCTCAAGGCCTCTGGCACTTTGTCAGAGCGGGAGAACATCGAGGTCGAAGTCATCA AGCTGCTGATTTCCTCATACTTCAACATTGTCAAGCGCACCATGATCGACATGGTGCCAAAGGCTATCATGCTGAACCTTGTCAGCTTCACAAAGGAAGAAATGCAGAAAGAGCTTCTCGAGAACATGTACCGGCAGAGCGAGCTTGACGACCTCCTCAAAGAGAGCGACTACACGATTCGGAGGCGGAAGGAGTGCCAGCAAATGGTGGAAAGTCTTGGGCGGGCCAGTGAGATTGTTAGCCAGGTTCAATGA
- a CDS encoding uncharacterized protein (COG:O; EggNog:ENOG503P6XC) yields MSSYHLHITNKNYSSWSLRPWLLMKELSLPFEEHLHPLAPGSGYRQPQWKSFSPVCHVPCLHYHHPPSGSSDPIILWESLAIVEFLHEQFPNSRIYPDSLPARAWARSAVAEMHAGFGSIRQEMGMNISIRVELSDEAFNEGLVKDLRRINEVWEEGLAKFGGPFLAGGEFGAVDAFFAPVVLRLGSYLGAGERFLGERAKGYMERINGLEGVREWVAAGVKEKERHEAHEVESLEGPGRKLVRDLREEQSSGRA; encoded by the coding sequence aTGTCCTCTTACCAcctccacatcaccaacaaaaacTACTCCTCCTGGTCCCTCCGCCCCTGGCTCCTGATGAAGgagctctccctccccttcgaGGAGCACCTCCACCCGCTGGCCCCGGGCTCCGGCTACCGCCAGCCCCAGTGGAAgtccttctcccccgtctGCCACGTCCCCTGCTTgcactaccaccaccccccttccggCTCCTCCGATCCAATCATCCTGTGGGAAtccctcgccatcgtcgAGTTCCTCCACGAGCAGTTCCCCAACAGCAGAATCTACCCCGACTCCCTACCCGCACGCGCCTGGGCACGGTCAGCAGTGGCGGAGATGCACGCCGGGTTTGGGAGCATAAGgcaggagatggggatgaaTATTTCCATTCGGGTGGAGCTGTCAGACGAGGCGTTTAacgaggggttggtgaaggacCTGAGGAGGATCAACGAggtttgggaggaagggCTAGCAAAGTTTGGGGGGCCTTTCCTTGCGGGAGGAGAGTTTGGGGCGGTGGATGCTTTTTTCgcgccggtggtgttgcggCTTGGGAGTTACttgggggcgggggaaaGGTTcctgggggagagggcgaaggGGTATATGGAGAGGATCAATGGGCTGGAGGGCgtgagggagtgggttgctgctggggtgaaggagaaggagaggcatGAGGCGCATGAGGtggagagcttggaggggccggggaggaagctggtgagggatttgagggaggagcaaaGTTCGGGGCGAGCgtga